Proteins found in one Microbacterium sp. SSM24 genomic segment:
- a CDS encoding dihydrolipoamide acetyltransferase family protein produces the protein MITQTFVLPDVGEGLTEAEIVSWHVAPGDTVAVNDVLVEIETAKSLVELPSPFAGTVGDLLAAEGETVNVGSPIITIASGADASGPATVGQTEHGAPVDAPAAEGEGAVLVGYGTGGPVQSRRRKPAATPQERVEASVGVIAKPPIRKLARDLGVDLASVAPSGPAGEVTRDDVVKQASQASVFRNIETPEWGDVREETIPVGAGAAAASVPSAAPVPDAREETIAVKGVRKATSSAMVQSAYSAPHVTVWTDVDASRTMELVKRLKASPDFADVKVSPLLIMARAVIWAARRTPMVNAAWVDADGGAEIRVRRYVNLGIAAATPRGLLVPNIKDAQDLSMRELARALEKLTLTAREGKTTPADQLHGTITITNIGVFGMDAGTPIINPGEAGIVALGTIRQKPWVVDGEVRPRWVTTVAGSFDHRVVDGDGMSRFIADVASILEEPALLLD, from the coding sequence ATGATCACGCAGACGTTCGTCCTGCCCGATGTGGGCGAGGGTCTCACCGAGGCCGAGATCGTGTCGTGGCACGTCGCCCCCGGCGACACCGTCGCCGTCAACGACGTCCTCGTCGAGATCGAGACCGCCAAATCCCTCGTCGAGCTGCCCTCGCCGTTCGCCGGCACCGTGGGCGACCTGCTCGCCGCCGAGGGTGAGACGGTGAACGTCGGCTCGCCGATCATCACGATCGCGTCGGGAGCGGATGCCTCGGGCCCCGCCACCGTCGGACAGACCGAGCACGGCGCGCCCGTCGACGCTCCGGCCGCCGAAGGCGAGGGTGCCGTCCTGGTCGGCTACGGCACGGGAGGTCCGGTGCAGTCCCGCCGCCGCAAGCCCGCCGCGACGCCGCAGGAGCGGGTCGAGGCGTCCGTGGGCGTGATCGCCAAGCCACCGATCCGCAAGCTCGCGCGGGACCTCGGGGTCGACCTGGCGAGCGTCGCACCGAGCGGTCCCGCCGGCGAGGTCACCCGGGACGACGTCGTGAAGCAGGCGTCGCAGGCCAGCGTCTTCCGCAACATCGAGACGCCCGAGTGGGGCGACGTGCGCGAGGAGACGATCCCCGTCGGGGCCGGCGCGGCGGCGGCATCCGTTCCCTCCGCGGCGCCCGTGCCTGACGCGCGCGAGGAGACGATCGCCGTCAAGGGCGTGCGCAAGGCCACGTCGTCGGCGATGGTGCAGTCGGCGTACAGCGCACCGCATGTGACGGTCTGGACCGATGTCGACGCGTCCCGCACGATGGAGCTCGTCAAGCGCCTGAAGGCGTCGCCGGACTTCGCCGACGTCAAGGTGTCGCCGCTGCTGATCATGGCCCGGGCCGTCATCTGGGCAGCCCGGCGCACCCCGATGGTGAACGCCGCGTGGGTGGATGCCGACGGCGGCGCCGAGATCCGCGTGCGCCGCTACGTGAACCTCGGGATCGCGGCGGCGACCCCCCGCGGCCTGCTGGTGCCGAACATCAAGGACGCGCAGGACCTCTCGATGCGGGAGCTCGCCCGTGCGCTCGAGAAGCTCACGCTGACGGCGCGCGAAGGAAAGACGACGCCGGCCGACCAGCTGCACGGCACCATCACCATCACCAACATCGGTGTGTTCGGGATGGATGCCGGCACCCCGATCATCAACCCCGGCGAGGCGGGCATCGTCGCGCTCGGCACGATCCGCCAGAAGCCGTGGGTCGTGGACGGCGAGGTGCGGCCACGCTGGGTGACCACCGTCGCCGGCTCGTTCGATCACCGTGTCGTCGACGGAGACGGGATGTCGCGCTTCATCGCCGACGTCGCATCGATCCTCGAGGAGCCGGCCCTGCTGCTGGACTGA
- a CDS encoding metal ABC transporter ATP-binding protein: MSAAPALEIRDASLRRGDLELWSGLDLTVSPGELVAVLGPSGSGKTTLLRAILGLEPLSGGSIEVLGEPVRARGNRRVGYLPQSRPLPPDTALRGRDLVTLGVSGHRFGPPVPRRGDAARADALIDAVGARGFADRPVGELSGGEQQRLRAGQALADDPGLLLCDEPLTSLDLANQQAVIGLIDRHRREKDAAVLLVTHDINPVLGKVDRILYLANGKFTLGTPDEVLTSKTLTDLYGAPVFVLRAGDRLVVVGAPDAEASHHHHHDEDHA, from the coding sequence GTGAGCGCCGCCCCCGCCCTCGAGATCCGCGACGCCTCGCTGCGTCGCGGTGATCTCGAGCTGTGGTCGGGGCTCGACCTCACCGTCAGCCCCGGCGAGCTGGTCGCCGTGCTCGGCCCGAGCGGCTCGGGCAAGACGACGCTGCTGCGCGCGATCCTGGGCCTCGAGCCCCTGAGCGGCGGGTCCATCGAGGTGCTCGGCGAGCCGGTCCGCGCGCGGGGCAATCGCCGGGTGGGCTACCTGCCGCAGTCGCGTCCGCTGCCGCCCGACACGGCCCTGCGGGGCCGCGACCTGGTGACTCTCGGAGTCTCCGGCCACCGCTTCGGCCCGCCGGTCCCGCGCCGGGGCGACGCGGCGCGCGCCGACGCACTGATCGACGCGGTAGGAGCGCGGGGGTTCGCCGACCGGCCGGTGGGAGAGCTGTCGGGCGGGGAGCAGCAAAGGCTGCGCGCGGGCCAGGCGCTGGCTGACGATCCCGGACTGCTGCTGTGCGACGAGCCGCTCACGAGCCTCGACCTCGCGAACCAGCAGGCGGTGATCGGACTCATCGACCGGCATCGACGCGAGAAGGATGCCGCGGTGCTGCTGGTCACCCACGACATCAACCCCGTGCTGGGCAAGGTCGACCGCATCCTCTATCTCGCGAACGGGAAGTTCACGCTCGGCACTCCCGACGAGGTGCTCACCTCGAAGACGCTCACCGACCTCTACGGCGCACCGGTCTTCGTGCTGCGCGCCGGCGATCGGCTCGTGGTCGTGGGGGCACCGGACGCCGAGGCATCCCACCACCACCACCACGACGAGGACCACGCATGA
- the hisC gene encoding histidinol-phosphate transaminase, whose amino-acid sequence MTDASDIPIRVRPEIAALPPYKQGRQAGAESFKLSSNENPFDPLPGVIEAVQAATAVNRYPDASAARLRARLAERYAVAVDDVHVGAGSVSILAQLVQATCAPGDEVIYAWRSFEAYPWLAVVAGATAVQVPLTADARHDLPAMAAAVTDRTRVVIVCSPNNPTGPIVTQDEFDAFADTVPADVLIVLDEAYSEFVTDPSAVDGTRVLSAARHPNVVVLRTFSKAFGLAGLRVGYAIGHSRILDAARSTTIPLSVTAQAEEAALASLDAEEELLERVRSIAERRDRVVAGLRDAGWRVPDAQGNFVWLPAHDETVAIAEAFDAGGLIVRPFAGDGIRISIGEEESVEKVLEIAASVARGLPAGHRGVRDGGDA is encoded by the coding sequence GTGACCGACGCCTCCGACATCCCCATCCGCGTCCGCCCCGAGATCGCCGCGCTGCCCCCCTACAAGCAGGGCCGCCAGGCGGGGGCAGAGTCCTTCAAGCTGTCGAGCAACGAGAACCCGTTCGATCCGCTGCCCGGAGTGATCGAGGCGGTGCAGGCCGCCACCGCGGTGAACCGGTACCCGGATGCCTCGGCGGCCCGCCTTCGCGCACGGCTGGCCGAGCGCTACGCCGTCGCCGTCGATGACGTCCACGTCGGGGCGGGCAGCGTCTCGATCCTCGCCCAGCTCGTGCAGGCCACGTGCGCGCCCGGCGACGAGGTCATTTACGCGTGGCGGTCGTTCGAGGCGTACCCGTGGCTGGCCGTCGTGGCTGGCGCGACGGCGGTGCAGGTGCCGCTGACCGCCGATGCCCGGCACGACCTCCCGGCGATGGCCGCGGCCGTGACCGACCGCACGCGCGTGGTGATCGTGTGCAGCCCGAACAACCCCACGGGGCCGATCGTCACGCAGGACGAGTTCGACGCCTTCGCCGACACCGTGCCCGCCGACGTGCTCATCGTGCTCGACGAGGCGTACTCGGAGTTCGTCACCGACCCGTCCGCCGTCGACGGCACGCGCGTGCTCTCCGCCGCCCGCCACCCCAACGTCGTCGTGCTGCGCACGTTCTCGAAAGCGTTCGGGCTCGCCGGGCTCCGCGTCGGCTACGCGATCGGCCACTCGCGCATCCTCGACGCCGCACGCAGCACCACGATCCCGCTCTCGGTCACCGCCCAGGCGGAAGAGGCCGCGCTCGCGAGCCTCGACGCCGAGGAGGAGCTCCTCGAGCGCGTGCGGTCCATCGCCGAGCGCCGCGACCGCGTCGTGGCCGGACTCCGCGACGCCGGATGGCGCGTGCCCGATGCCCAGGGCAACTTCGTCTGGCTCCCCGCCCACGACGAGACCGTCGCGATCGCGGAGGCCTTCGACGCGGGCGGGCTCATCGTGCGACCGTTCGCCGGTGACGGCATCCGGATCTCCATCGGCGAGGAGGAGTCCGTCGAGAAGGTGCTCGAGATCGCGGCATCCGTCGCCCGGGGCCTCCCCGCGGGGCATCGCGGCGTCCGCGACGGCGGTGACGCATGA
- a CDS encoding thiamine pyrophosphate-dependent dehydrogenase E1 component subunit alpha gives MTTPEDDTTVRFLAADGTFAPSAAAEPYRELVDGLSDETLEEFYRDMAVIRAFDVQATNLQRQGQLALWPPSFGQEAAQVGSARAARAQDHLFPSYREHVVTRIRGVDPVDIIRLMRGLTHGGWNPFDPKNGNTHLYTLVLGAQTLHATGFGMGLVFDGRCGTGDPDRDEAVIVYYGDGASSQGDVHEAMVFAASYRTPEVFFLQNNQWAISVPVATQSRAPLYKRGEGYGMPSIAVDGNDVVASWAVTRVALDEARSGLGPRAIEAMTYRMGAHTTSDDPTKYRTSDEEESWRRRDPIARMEAFLRGKGASDAFFADVEAESRAVADDVRTRTNELGGIGTDLMFDHVYSEQHPLVDEQRRWLADYEASFEGGGA, from the coding sequence ATGACCACGCCCGAGGACGACACGACAGTCCGCTTCCTCGCCGCCGACGGGACGTTCGCGCCCTCTGCCGCGGCCGAGCCCTACCGCGAGCTCGTCGACGGACTCTCCGACGAGACGCTCGAGGAGTTCTACCGCGACATGGCGGTGATCCGCGCGTTCGACGTGCAGGCCACCAACCTGCAGCGGCAGGGACAGCTCGCGCTGTGGCCGCCGAGCTTCGGCCAGGAGGCGGCGCAGGTCGGATCCGCGCGCGCCGCCCGGGCCCAGGACCACCTGTTCCCCTCGTATCGCGAGCACGTCGTCACGCGCATCCGCGGCGTCGACCCGGTGGACATCATCCGCCTCATGCGCGGGCTCACGCACGGTGGCTGGAACCCGTTCGACCCCAAGAACGGCAACACGCACCTCTACACGCTGGTGCTCGGCGCCCAGACGCTGCACGCGACCGGGTTCGGCATGGGGCTCGTCTTCGACGGGCGCTGCGGCACCGGCGACCCGGACCGCGATGAGGCGGTCATCGTCTACTACGGCGACGGCGCCTCGAGCCAGGGCGACGTGCACGAGGCGATGGTGTTCGCAGCGAGCTACCGCACCCCGGAGGTGTTCTTCCTGCAGAACAACCAGTGGGCGATCTCGGTCCCCGTCGCCACGCAGTCCCGTGCGCCCCTGTACAAGCGGGGCGAGGGTTACGGGATGCCGAGCATCGCGGTCGACGGCAACGACGTCGTGGCGAGCTGGGCCGTCACCCGGGTCGCGCTCGACGAAGCCCGCTCGGGGCTCGGGCCCCGCGCGATCGAGGCGATGACGTACCGCATGGGCGCCCACACGACCAGCGACGACCCCACGAAGTACCGCACCTCCGACGAGGAGGAGTCGTGGCGACGCCGCGACCCGATCGCGCGGATGGAGGCGTTCCTGCGCGGCAAGGGCGCGTCGGACGCCTTCTTCGCCGACGTCGAGGCCGAGTCCCGCGCCGTGGCCGACGACGTGCGCACCCGCACGAATGAGCTCGGCGGAATCGGCACCGACCTCATGTTCGACCATGTCTACTCCGAGCAGCATCCGCTCGTCGACGAGCAGCGGCGCTGGCTCGCCGACTACGAGGCATCCTTCGAAGGAGGCGGCGCGTGA
- a CDS encoding phage holin family protein has product MGFLIRVVVNAFAIWVVTLITALQVTIVPFPPGETLQLVLTLLIVAAIFALVNTLIGTVIKVLAFPLYILTLGLIGLLINAFLLWFTAWITSFWSWGLRVEDFWLGLVAAIIISLINWVFGIILRPKTKD; this is encoded by the coding sequence ATGGGATTCCTCATCCGCGTCGTCGTCAACGCGTTCGCGATCTGGGTGGTCACCCTGATCACGGCGCTTCAGGTCACGATCGTCCCGTTCCCCCCGGGCGAAACGCTCCAGCTCGTGCTCACCCTGCTGATCGTCGCGGCGATCTTCGCACTCGTGAACACGCTCATCGGCACCGTGATCAAGGTGCTCGCCTTTCCCCTGTACATCCTCACGCTCGGGCTGATCGGCCTGCTGATCAACGCGTTCCTGCTGTGGTTCACGGCGTGGATCACGAGCTTCTGGAGCTGGGGTCTTCGCGTCGAGGACTTCTGGCTGGGGCTCGTCGCGGCGATCATCATCTCGCTGATCAACTGGGTGTTCGGCATCATCCTGCGGCCGAAGACGAAGGACTGA
- a CDS encoding alpha-ketoacid dehydrogenase subunit beta — protein sequence MPISRALNAGLRAALAADDHVLLMGEDIGKLGGVFRVTEGLQAEFGDRRVLDTPLAESGIVGTAIGLAMAGFRPVIEIQFDGFVFPAFDQITTQLAKITNRHEGALQMPIVIRIPYGGHIGAVEHHQESPEAYFAHTPGLRVVSPSTANDAYWMIQDAIASADPVIFLEPKAKYWQKGEVDTSARALPLHASRVVRRGTDITLVGHGAMVTTLLQAAALAESEGTSCEVVDVRSLSPIDYGPILDSVRRTGRMVYAQEAAGFTSVGSEVAATVMEKAFYALEAPVLRVSGFDLPFPPAKLEGAFLPDADRILEAVDRALAY from the coding sequence ATGCCGATCAGCCGCGCGCTCAACGCCGGGCTGCGCGCCGCGCTCGCCGCGGACGACCACGTGCTGCTGATGGGCGAGGACATCGGCAAGCTCGGCGGTGTGTTCCGCGTGACCGAGGGGCTGCAGGCCGAGTTCGGCGACCGCCGGGTGCTCGACACCCCGCTCGCGGAGTCGGGCATCGTGGGCACCGCCATCGGTCTCGCGATGGCCGGATTCCGGCCCGTCATCGAGATCCAGTTCGACGGCTTCGTCTTCCCGGCGTTCGACCAGATCACGACGCAGCTGGCGAAGATCACGAACCGCCACGAGGGCGCCCTGCAGATGCCGATCGTGATCCGCATCCCGTACGGCGGGCACATCGGTGCGGTCGAGCATCACCAGGAGAGCCCCGAGGCCTATTTCGCCCACACGCCCGGGCTGCGGGTGGTGAGCCCGTCGACCGCGAACGACGCGTACTGGATGATCCAGGACGCGATCGCCTCCGCCGATCCGGTGATCTTCCTCGAACCCAAGGCCAAGTACTGGCAGAAGGGCGAGGTCGACACCTCCGCCCGTGCGCTTCCGCTGCACGCGAGCCGCGTCGTGCGCCGCGGCACCGACATCACCCTCGTCGGGCACGGCGCGATGGTCACGACGCTGCTGCAGGCCGCCGCGCTCGCCGAGTCCGAGGGCACCAGCTGCGAGGTGGTCGACGTGCGCTCGCTGTCCCCGATCGATTACGGGCCGATCCTCGACTCCGTCCGCCGCACCGGCCGCATGGTCTACGCACAGGAGGCGGCGGGCTTCACGAGCGTCGGCAGCGAGGTCGCCGCGACCGTCATGGAGAAAGCGTTCTACGCACTCGAAGCGCCCGTGCTGCGGGTCTCCGGGTTCGACCTGCCCTTCCCTCCGGCGAAGCTCGAGGGCGCATTCCTCCCCGACGCCGACCGCATTCTCGAGGCCGTCGACCGCGCCCTCGCCTACTGA
- a CDS encoding metal ABC transporter permease has product MNWDDVADAMFGGLPVYGDILALVSNSVWAGAVLGLVGGLIGVLVMQRDMAFAVHGISELSFAGAAAALLIGWDVVTGSIVGSLIAAAIIGWLGARARDRNSIIGVLMPFGLGLGILFLSLYDGRSANRFSLLTGQIVSVQSDQLGWLVVISAVVLLGLLSIWRPLRFDSLDPQSAAARGVPTTAVSLAFMLLLGLIVAVAVHIIGALLVMALLVTPAAAAMRIATGPLSVPVLAAVFGFVSAVGGILLAIMGTLPVSPYITTISFVIYLVCRGVGARRGRVTREPALARA; this is encoded by the coding sequence ATGAACTGGGACGACGTCGCGGACGCGATGTTCGGCGGCCTGCCCGTCTACGGCGACATCCTCGCGCTCGTCTCGAACTCGGTGTGGGCGGGCGCGGTGCTCGGACTCGTCGGCGGTCTGATCGGCGTGCTCGTGATGCAGCGCGACATGGCGTTCGCGGTGCACGGCATCAGCGAGCTGTCGTTCGCGGGCGCTGCTGCCGCGCTGCTGATCGGGTGGGATGTCGTCACCGGATCCATCGTCGGATCGCTCATCGCCGCCGCGATCATCGGGTGGCTCGGCGCCCGCGCGCGCGATCGCAACTCGATCATCGGCGTGCTCATGCCGTTCGGCCTGGGGCTCGGCATCCTGTTCCTCTCGCTCTACGACGGCCGCAGCGCCAACCGGTTCAGCCTGCTCACGGGGCAGATCGTGTCGGTCCAGTCCGATCAGCTGGGCTGGCTCGTGGTGATCAGCGCGGTCGTGCTTCTCGGGCTGCTCTCGATCTGGCGGCCGCTGCGCTTCGACTCGCTCGACCCGCAGTCCGCCGCCGCGCGAGGCGTGCCGACGACGGCGGTGTCGCTGGCGTTCATGCTCCTGCTCGGCCTGATCGTCGCGGTCGCGGTGCACATCATCGGCGCGCTGCTGGTGATGGCGCTGCTCGTCACTCCTGCCGCCGCGGCCATGCGGATCGCCACCGGACCGCTGTCGGTGCCCGTGCTCGCGGCGGTCTTCGGGTTCGTGTCGGCCGTGGGGGGCATCCTGCTCGCGATCATGGGGACCCTGCCGGTGAGCCCGTACATCACGACGATCTCGTTCGTCATCTACCTGGTGTGCCGCGGCGTCGGCGCGCGCCGCGGCCGGGTCACGCGAGAGCCCGCGCTCGCCCGCGCATGA
- a CDS encoding glycosyltransferase codes for MLLPALTATPTATPSLPARRQLAVTWGIPQEYGGMTAALLHRSRTLVEVAGADVEIVTFDPAPEFSLTRARLADRGELVPGMSLRNVYEDLRTVHRPAATVAVVPAPAERPHDEELVGPDGAIRHWHRGSDLERVEHLRSDGTLALLDDRASNAPRRLTAFDEAGLPTGQWDTASALYFDWLDELIAGDAVVAIVDSKAVARLMQRYRRPRVTLVYVVHGSHLAGQDVRSLDDTRRGVFDNLHRWDAVVLQTERQRTDVIDLLGDTGNLEVVPNPLAVPAAIRRLPPDRLRGVIVSRLSALKRLDHALRVVAGVRAMGLPVTLDIIGDGRQRTRLERVAADLGISEAVRFSGYDPDGAAHFAEAAWTLLTSRSEGGSLVLLEAMAAGCLPIVYDIRYGTDVVQTRRNGWRVPDGDVEAAVRALAEACVLDDDDLAMMRRNAHRTAQARDGAAVVAQWGDVQRRAGARHEQAANGETVLHRIRVRRLGGRHVVTAIVAAPHAASASVEVRLRARDGRGAATRSRMRSVGPLRFTRLARGSSESLGDGPVRTRFAITTADDVRVVDAGVRHPDPRSLARRIADRARRLVHRA; via the coding sequence ATGCTCCTGCCCGCCCTGACCGCCACGCCGACCGCGACGCCGAGCCTGCCCGCGCGCCGGCAGCTCGCGGTCACGTGGGGGATCCCGCAGGAGTACGGCGGCATGACCGCGGCCCTGCTGCATCGTTCGCGCACACTTGTCGAGGTCGCCGGCGCCGACGTGGAGATCGTGACGTTCGACCCCGCGCCCGAGTTCTCGCTGACCCGCGCGCGGCTGGCCGATCGGGGAGAGCTCGTTCCCGGGATGTCTCTGCGCAACGTGTACGAGGACCTTCGCACCGTCCATCGGCCGGCGGCGACCGTCGCGGTGGTCCCTGCTCCCGCGGAGCGTCCGCACGACGAGGAGCTCGTCGGTCCCGACGGCGCGATCCGCCACTGGCACCGCGGCTCCGACCTCGAGCGCGTCGAGCATCTGCGTTCCGACGGCACGCTCGCGCTCCTCGACGACCGGGCGTCGAATGCCCCGCGTCGGCTGACCGCGTTCGATGAGGCCGGTTTGCCGACGGGCCAGTGGGACACGGCATCCGCTCTGTACTTCGACTGGCTCGACGAGCTGATCGCCGGCGACGCGGTCGTGGCGATCGTCGACAGCAAGGCGGTCGCGCGCCTCATGCAGCGGTATCGCCGGCCGCGCGTGACCCTCGTCTACGTCGTGCACGGGTCGCATCTGGCGGGCCAGGATGTGCGGAGTCTCGACGACACGCGGCGCGGCGTCTTCGACAACCTCCACCGCTGGGACGCCGTCGTGCTGCAGACCGAACGGCAACGGACCGACGTGATCGACCTGCTCGGAGACACCGGCAATCTCGAGGTGGTGCCGAACCCGCTCGCCGTTCCCGCAGCGATCCGCCGGCTTCCGCCGGACCGGCTCCGCGGGGTGATCGTGTCGCGATTGAGCGCCCTCAAGCGCCTGGACCACGCGTTGCGCGTGGTCGCAGGGGTGCGAGCGATGGGCCTCCCGGTCACGCTCGACATCATCGGCGACGGCCGGCAGCGGACGCGCCTGGAACGCGTGGCCGCCGACCTGGGCATCAGCGAAGCCGTGCGCTTCAGCGGCTACGACCCCGACGGCGCGGCGCATTTCGCCGAAGCCGCCTGGACGCTGCTGACGAGTCGGTCCGAGGGCGGATCGCTCGTGCTGCTCGAGGCGATGGCCGCCGGATGCCTCCCCATCGTCTACGACATCCGCTACGGCACGGATGTCGTCCAGACCCGCCGGAACGGCTGGCGCGTGCCCGACGGCGACGTCGAAGCGGCCGTGCGCGCGCTCGCCGAGGCGTGCGTGCTCGACGACGACGACCTCGCCATGATGCGGCGCAACGCCCATCGCACGGCGCAGGCGCGTGATGGGGCCGCGGTGGTCGCGCAGTGGGGCGACGTGCAGCGTCGTGCCGGCGCGCGGCACGAGCAGGCAGCGAACGGCGAGACCGTGCTCCACCGAATCCGCGTGCGGCGGCTGGGCGGGCGCCACGTGGTCACTGCCATCGTCGCCGCGCCGCATGCGGCCTCGGCATCCGTGGAGGTGCGGCTCCGCGCGCGCGACGGCCGCGGCGCGGCGACCCGCAGCCGCATGCGTTCCGTCGGACCCCTGCGCTTCACGCGCCTCGCGCGGGGCAGCTCCGAGAGCCTCGGCGACGGGCCCGTACGCACCCGCTTCGCCATCACCACGGCGGACGACGTACGGGTCGTGGACGCCGGGGTGCGGCATCCGGACCCTCGTTCGCTGGCGCGCAGAATCGCGGACCGCGCGCGGCGACTGGTGCACAGGGCATAG
- a CDS encoding metal ABC transporter solute-binding protein, Zn/Mn family, producing MTPIRRSLPLLGLAAASALVLAGCASGSAAGDEGKLSVVASTNVYGQIAEEIGGGLVEVTSIVTNESQDPHSFEASARDQLTISKADLIIENGGGYDAFVDALIESSGSEAPVITAVEHSHDWPENDGHAEESADDDTHDDTHDDTKDDDAHEDGADHDHDHDHVEGFNEHVWYDPHTIVHVAEEIAEELSELDPGNAATYAANVETFAAGIEELESSLADVAAAHGGAQAFATEPVPGYLLAAAGLEDVTPAAFSEAVEEGQDVPPATLLESLKVIDSGEVRVVITNAQTAGAETAQIVGEADGRGIPTVAFSETLPEDQTYLSWMQANIEALKDALDA from the coding sequence ATGACCCCGATTCGTCGTTCCCTTCCGCTGCTCGGCCTGGCCGCAGCATCCGCCCTCGTCCTCGCGGGGTGCGCGAGCGGGAGCGCCGCGGGTGACGAGGGAAAGCTCTCGGTGGTCGCGTCCACGAACGTGTACGGGCAGATCGCCGAGGAGATCGGGGGCGGCCTCGTCGAGGTCACGTCGATCGTCACCAACGAATCGCAGGACCCGCACTCGTTCGAGGCGTCGGCCCGCGACCAGCTGACGATCTCGAAGGCCGATCTCATCATCGAGAACGGCGGCGGCTACGACGCGTTCGTCGATGCGCTGATCGAGTCCAGCGGGAGCGAGGCTCCCGTCATCACCGCGGTCGAGCACTCGCACGACTGGCCGGAGAACGACGGCCACGCGGAGGAGTCGGCGGACGACGACACCCACGACGACACCCACGACGACACCAAAGACGACGACGCCCACGAGGACGGCGCCGATCACGATCACGATCACGACCACGTCGAGGGGTTCAACGAGCACGTCTGGTACGACCCGCACACCATCGTGCACGTCGCCGAGGAGATCGCCGAGGAGCTGTCCGAGCTCGACCCCGGCAACGCCGCGACCTACGCCGCCAACGTCGAGACCTTCGCCGCGGGGATCGAGGAGCTCGAGTCGAGCCTGGCCGACGTCGCCGCCGCGCACGGCGGCGCGCAGGCGTTCGCGACGGAGCCCGTGCCGGGGTACCTTCTCGCGGCGGCAGGCCTCGAGGACGTGACGCCCGCGGCGTTCAGCGAGGCCGTCGAGGAGGGCCAGGACGTGCCCCCGGCGACGCTGCTCGAGTCGCTGAAGGTCATCGACAGCGGCGAGGTGCGCGTCGTCATCACGAACGCGCAGACCGCCGGCGCCGAGACCGCGCAGATCGTGGGCGAGGCCGACGGGCGCGGCATCCCGACCGTCGCGTTTTCGGAAACGCTGCCCGAGGACCAGACTTACCTCTCGTGGATGCAGGCGAACATCGAAGCGCTGAAGGACGCGCTCGACGCGTGA
- a CDS encoding Fur family transcriptional regulator — MAQRNTWQRERVREALGDAGGFVSAQSLHATLREENTGIGLATVYRALAGLAAQGDADSLQSPEGEALYRACTSTGHHHHLICRSCGLTVEIEATDVEQWARRTAESHGFRDAEHIVDIFGLCATCARARDERDAS; from the coding sequence ATGGCCCAGCGCAACACGTGGCAGCGCGAACGCGTGCGCGAGGCGCTCGGCGATGCCGGAGGATTCGTGAGCGCTCAGTCGCTTCACGCGACGCTCCGCGAGGAGAACACGGGCATCGGCCTGGCGACCGTGTACCGCGCGCTGGCCGGTCTCGCCGCACAGGGCGACGCCGATTCGCTGCAGAGCCCCGAGGGCGAAGCGCTCTACCGCGCATGCACCAGCACCGGGCACCACCACCATCTGATCTGCCGCAGCTGCGGACTGACCGTCGAGATCGAGGCGACGGACGTCGAGCAGTGGGCGCGCCGCACGGCCGAGAGCCACGGCTTCCGCGACGCCGAGCACATCGTCGACATCTTCGGGCTGTGTGCGACGTGCGCCCGGGCCCGGGACGAGCGTGACGCGAGCTGA